In Novosphingobium sp. RL4, the sequence GATCCCCTCATTCCGCCCGGGCGCGCAGCGCATTTCCCTGGCCGAGTTCCTCCAGCGTGAAGCCGTTGCCCGGCATGCATTGCTGCACCTCGATCACGTTGCCCTCGGGATCGTAGCCGTAGATCGTGCTTACATGGCCCACGTCAACGAAATCCCGGTCGCCGAAGGTCATGCCGCAGGCCTTCAGGTGGAGAATGTCCGATTCGATATCGGTCACATCGATGCAGAAATGCGTATAGCCGCGATCGTTGGGCCTGAGCGGCCGGGCGATGTCGGAAGGCGGAGCGGAATACTCGAACAGTTCGAGATAGCACTGCCCCGCCCGCAACATCACGCCCTTCGCCGCCGATCCGGCCACATCGACGATGCGGTCCATCACCGGCTCGTCCGCCCAGCCGAACCCTTCGTCCACTGGCTCGAAACCGAAGGCTTCGCAGTAGAAACGCGTCATTCGCGCAAGGTCGCGGCAGTTCACGCCGACATGATGGATGCCCCGGATCATCGCCTCTTCCCGATCGATTGAGGCGGCATTATCGGCGCCCGGCGGCCGGCGAACAACCGCGCCAGCTTGACCGGGAGGGAGCATCGCCGTTGGCGAAACGGCAATGAATGATGCCCCCCGGAGACCATTCAAGACCCTATGCTTAGTATTCCTTTTACCTTAAGTGCTTACCCCTAAGCCAAGCTCCCGTAACGGAGCGCGACCCTCTTCCCCCCGAGGTTCCCGCCTTTTGGATCACGCCGTCATCCAGTCCCGCACGACCCCCGCGCCCGGCGCTGCCCGCATGATCGCAAGCGATCCGGCGCAGCTATACGCGCAGGCAGCGGCACTGACATCGATCGGCGCCTGGTCCTGCGATCTGCGGACGCAAGAGCTTTCCTGGACGGAAGGTGTGTTCCAGATCTTCGGCGCCCCGCTCCACCGCCAGATGGACCGCCGCGAAACGCTGGAATTCTACGCCGAGGATTCGCGCGCCACGCTCGAGCGGCTACGCTCGCAGGCCATTGCCGCGCGTTCTGGATTCTCGATGGAAGCGCAGATCAGGCGCGCCGACGGCGAACTGCGCTGGATGCGCCTGACCGCGGCAACCCGCGTCGAGAACGGCCGCCCCGTCAGTCTCTATGGCATGAAGCAGGACATCACCGAGGAACGCCTGCGCTGGGAACGGCTTCGCCAGATGGCCGAGAATGACGCGCTGACCGGCCTTTCCAACCGCGCCCGTTTCCAGTCCGAATTCCTCGACCGACCCGCCGGTGACGATAGCCTTTCGGACATCGGCGCCATCGTGCTGTTCGACATGAACGCCTTCAAGGCCGTCAATGACAGGTGGGGCCATGCCGCCGGCGATGCTTGCCTGACCGGCTTCGCCCGCCGGCTGCGCGCCACGTTCCCCGAAGCCCGGCTCATCGCCCGCATCGGGGGTGACGAATTCGCGATGATCCTGGGCCGCACGGGATCGCGGATGGGGCTCGAGATATGCGTGCGGCACCGCATGAGCGCCCTGGCCTCTCCCGTGATCTGGCAGGAACGCTACCTCCCGCTTGGCGCCTGCGCGGGCATGGCATTCCCCGACAGCGCCGGGGGCGTCGATCCGGAAGCCCTGTTCCACCGGGCCGACGCGGCGCTTTACGAGGCGAAACGGCGCGGCGGAAACGTGGTCTGCACCGCGCCTTAATCCCGCTTACTCTCCGTCAGGCTCGACCCATGTGGTGCGGGTGACGCGGGGCGAGAGGTATTTCGTCGCCGTCCAGCCGCCATCGACGACGATCGACTGGCCATTGATCATCTCGCTGCCGGGAAGGCAGAGAAACGCGATCACCGAAGCGATATCCTCGGGCTGGGCAAGCCGCGGATAGGGCGTGGTTTCGACATTGGCGCGCTTGAAGCCCTCATCCTCGAAACGGTGGCGCACCATGTCGGTCATCGTCACGCCCGGCGCCACGCAGTTCGAACGGATGCCGCGCGGGCCGTATTCGCAGGCCATGTGTTCGGTCAGCGACTTGAGACCGCCCTTCGCCGCCGAGTAGGCGCCGCCCCGCCGCCCGCCGATATGCGCGAAAGTGCTGGTGACGTTCACCACGCTCGCGCCCTGCGAAAGGTGCGGGATCACATCGCGGCACAGGCGGAACGGAGCCACCAGCATGATGTCGAGGAAATCGTCCAGCGTTTCGTCGTCGGTTTCGTCCAGCGGCTTCGGACTGCCGACACCGGCATTGTTCACCAGCGCGTCGATCCGGCCGAACCGGTCCAGCGCGGCCTGCACGATCCGCGCGGGCGCGGCAGGGTCGGTAAGGTCCGCCGATATCGCCAGCACATGGTCGGGGTTGCCGATCTCTGCCTCCAGCGTGGCCAGCTTGTCCTTGCTGCGACCGACGCCGACGATGGCGAAGCCTTCGCCATGGAGTATCTTTGCGGTTTCAAGGCCGATGCCGCTGCCTGCCCCGGTGATGATGGCCGTCTTCATCTCGCCCAGTCCCTTTTTCATGTGTCCGTTGCGCCCGCGCTAACCGGCTTTGGCGGGCGGGATAAGCCCTGACTTGGGCGGCAGGCCGCCTTGATCGTCGCTGCGATAAGCGCCGCCCCCCGCCTTGGCCCGCCTCTCCGCTCTGACTAGGTTCGGACGATGAGCAACAACGACAAGAGCGCCGCCAAGGCGGCATTGGCCGGCATCCGCGTGATCGACATGAGCCGCGTCTTCGCCGCCCCCGTGGGCGCGCAGATCCTCGGAGACCTCGGCGCCGACGTCATCAAGATCGAGCGCCCCGGCGTGGGGGACGACGGGCGCGGCTACGGCTTCTCGTGGGTGCCCGGCAAGGACGGGATCGAGACCCGCCATTCCAGCTTCTTCACCGTGTCCAACCGCAACAAGCGCTCCATCACGCTCAACCATTCCAAGCCGGAAGGTCAGGCCATCCTCAAGGAGCTGGTGAAGACGGCGGATGTGCTGATCGAGAATTACAAGGTGGGCGATCTGGCCCGCTTCGGCCTCGATTACGAGAGCCTGAAGGCCATCAACCCGCGCCTGATCTACTGCTCGGTGACCGGCTTCGGCCAGACCGGCCCGATGGCGGCGCGGCCCGGCTATGACGGGCTGTTCCAGGCCACCGGCGGCATGATGGCCGTCACCGGCCTTCCCGAAGGCCAGCCCGGCGGCGGCCCGCTCAAGACCGGACCCAGCCTCGTCGATTTCGTGACCGGCCACAACACCGCCCTCGCCATCCTCGGCGCGCTGCAATACCGCAACCGAACTGGCGAGGGCCAGTTCATCGACATCGCCCTGCTCGACAGTTCGGTGGCGATGGTCAGCCACATCATGCAGGATTACCTCATCAGCGGGCAGGCCCCTCCCCGCCTCGGCAACGGCGGCAACGGCGGCGGCCCGGCAGACCTGATGCGCTGCGCCGACGGCATCATCTACCTCACCGCCGGCACCGACGAGCACTATCGCCGCCTGACCGTGTTGATGGAGCAGCCCGAACTGTTCACCGACCCGCGCTTCGACAGCAACCTGAAGCGCGGCAAGACCAACCGCGCCGAACTGATGGACCTCATCAACGCCTGGAGCGCGGGCTTCACCGTCACCCGGATGCAGGACATGCTCGACGGCGTCGGCATCCCCGCCGCGCGCTACAACGAACTGGCGGACGTGTGGGAGGATGAGCAGGTCAAGCACCGGAACTTGCGCGCCGCCACGCCGCACGCCTGGGCCGAAAGCGGTTCGGTGGACCTCATCGCCAGCCCGCTCGCCCAGATGTCAGCCAGCCCGGCAACCATCCGCATGGCCCCGCCCATGCTGGGCGAACATACCGCCGAAGTGCTGGCGGAGATCGGTATCGATGAAGCAAGGATGGCGGAATTGCGGGAAGTGGGCGCGATCTGAGGGCTTGCTGGGTAGACGCCTGCCCAACGCTCAAACTCCGTCGCCCAGGCTGGAACCCGCAGCCTTTTACCGCGCCGCGTCCGTCGGAATAGCGGAATCCCCGCCGGCGCAAGGATGACGAAGATGGTTGTTGCGAAGGCAAGGTGCCGTCGCGCAGTTCCTCATCCTGAACTTGTTTCGGGATCCATCCCACCGAAAGCTTCGCCGCCAAATCGCCCAAACCGAGGGCAAGTTTCCATGCCCAACAACAAGCATGGGTATAGACATGGATCCTGACAAAAGTTCAGGATGACAACGTGGAGGCCGGTTGCGAAAAAGGCGTCTCACCGGCTCACATCGGCAGATAGCTGCCCATCGCCTTCGGTATAGCGCATCGCCGACAAAGGAGATTTCCTGCCATTCCGGACACGCCCCATGCCGGATATACAAACTCTCATCTCCGCGTCAGTCGAGCACCATTCGGCTAACCCAAATTCTACATATGATCTTTATTCGATCGTCTTTGACGAGTGCAGTTATGTGTGGGGGAATGGAACAAACCGAATTGGAGCATGGAACCATTGCTGTTAGCTAGAGTCGGAATCAATATCATCATGGGGTAATGGCAATGCTGGTGTGTTGGGGGCGTCGATCGAAACTGGTCAAGGCGTTGGGGCTCTTTGCGCTTTTGACGACCCTAACGGCAGGGCGATTGCCGCTGCAATCTGCACGATCCGTGCTCGTGCCAATGGAAACCAATTCCCCGGTTGGTACGCCATTTAAGATCAAGGTAGGGGAATCTATCGCTTCTAGCCGGTTTATGCGTTGGAATTTGGGCCGCCTTGATCGTAAAATAACCGTCTCGATCGATAGGTTCGTCCAAGACGTTGGTACAGATCTCGATTTGGAAGGATTTGCTGCCACGGGGGCCTCCGCGAAGCGAACTGGGCTTAATAGCGACCACTATTATTGTTCTGCGGAGATCAAGGCCCACAACGATCTGTCATACCAGCTGGTCGCTAGCGTCTTCTCAAATGTGGAACAGTATGTGCGTTTCTGCTTTGCTGACGAGAACGCCGACGGACTGCTCGACCATGTTTTTCTTGGGGGGGCGAAGTCCAAGGAATTGCAAGCCGCTCGCGAGATCGAGCCAGTGCCGTTCCATACGCTGGAACTCACTCCAGACGCAGAAGGGAAGCAATTCCATCTCACGCTTAAGCGGATCGAGGCTGACCGCAACAATCTCCTGATCTATCTACGCCCTATGCGCGACGGAAAGGAAACGTCGTGGGGTAAGTTTAGTTTATGGGATGTCAGGACCGGCGCCGAGAGCCCCTTCAAAGATAAACTGAACGTCGCATATGGAACAGGTAAGCCTATTCCACTGCTTAATGTTGCGGGATACGACCTGGCCGTGATGAGCGTCGACCCCGAAGCCGGGGAGGTGACCTTCATGCTGAACAGAATTAGCGAACCAATGTACTATCAAAGCACTCAGCCTGAATTTAATATGATTTTTATTTATATCTAATTTTCCGAGGATTGATCATCCAATTGGGTTTTGGCTCCAGACGATTTTCACCGCAGTTCTGGCATTTGGCGGAGCTGGCAGCAATTTTCGGTGATCGTTGGAAGGTCGGAAGCTAACGTCCACTCACCACCCCTCATCGCCGCTAAAGCCGCGGATTTGGACTGCCTGAAAACGGTCGGGCGGCTTTACCTCGCCAAACGATGCGATCGGCGCCCCGGAAAGGCGATGAAGGGTGGTAAGCTGCCGCTACGCGCCGTCTCGGTCCAAACGGATTGCCTCTTCCAAAAAACGTTGCGGTTCTCGAACAAACTTCATGGCCCGCGATTGCATGATCGTTCTGACGACAGCTTCCCGGTTCGGCAGAAGGATCGCCCCATCCCTCGTGGCAAGGATGCAATCGAAATGGCGCGCGAGTCCGCAGATACCACCGACTAAATGTAATGAGAGGTCTGCCACATTAAGGCGGAACTGAATGTCCTCAATGACCTGCCCATCGAAGAAGACCTGAATGTCATCGGTCTTCTCATCGCCCCAAATTCGTAGGCTGGCGGACCAAGAATTTTTCTCGGGTAGTAGTGTGCCAAGCCTGGCAAACAGCACATCGGCATCGGTGCTTGAGAAACCCAGACGAATTTCATCGAGTTGCTCGCGCCTCATCCGTGCAGCAGTGGCTCCAGCGATACGGGCCGATGATGCTGGAACGAAGTCAAGAACGAATTGCCAAACCGCCATCGTCATATCGTAGCGCGTGATCGAACGTCCGCAATGGGTGGTGGGTTCAACGGGTGGCGGCAACACAGGCTTGAAAGCGCTCTGCGGGTGTTTGGTATTCGAGCGTTTTCCTTGGCCGTTCGTTGAGTTGCCGGGCAACGGCACTCAGTTTGGCCTGGCTGTATAGCGATAGATCGGTTCCTCTGGGAAAGTATTGTCGTAGCAGACGATTGGTGTTTTCGTTGGAGCCGCGCTGCCAAGGCGATTGCGGATCGCAGAAATAGACTTCGACATCGGTAGCCAGTGAGAGGCGCGGATGATCGGCCAGTTCCTTGCCGCGATCCCAGGTGAGCGACTTGTAGAGTTCGCGCGGTAGGCGCTGCGTCTGCCTGATCAGCGCCGACACCACGCTCCTTGTTTCCTTGTTGGCGACCTTGACCAGCATCACGTAGCGCGAATGCCGTTCGACCAGCGTCGCGATGTAGCTGTTCTTTGTGCCTCCGATCAGATCGCCTTCCCAGTGGCCGGGAATGGCGCGGTCCTCGACCGACGCGGGACGCTCGCTGATCGACACGGCATCCTTGATCTGTCCCAGCCCGTTGCGCTTGAGGCTGGCGTGCCGCGACCTGCGGATGGTGCGCCGGGCGCGCAGATGCTCCAGCAATTCCTTCTTAAGAACTCCCCGCGCCTGTATGTACAGGCTTCTGTAGATAGTCTCGTGCGACACTTGCCTATGCGGCTCCTCGGGAAAGCTGCGCCTGAGCCACCCCGCAATCTGCTCTGGTGACCATTTGCGGCACAGCTTGGCCGATACTGCCCGGGCCAATGGCGGCGAGCAAGCCAACTTGCAGGGCTTGGGCCGCAAGGCTCGGTCCCAGGCCGCCTGATCGGACACGGTCGCCCGATACCGTGCAAGGCCGCCGTTACGCCTGACTTCGCGACTGATCGTCGAAGGCGCGCGGCCCAGTCGCCGTGCTATCGCACGCAAGGGTTCACTGACGCTCAGGCCCCGCGATATCTCCTCCCGTTCGGCAAGGCTCAGCGCAAGGCGGCCACGCTTGCGATCGGCGGGCCTGATACCGCCGGTCGGCGAAATCACCGAAAATACCGACGATGACTCTCGATCAAACCTTCGCCCGATCGAACTCATCGATTCCCCGCGCTGCCAACGATCCCATATCTCCGCTCGCTGGCTGGCCGTGTAATATATCCGACGACGCTGCTTCATCGCGACACTCCATCTTCCTCAAAAGATTAAAGTGTTGCCACCACCCGTTGAACCCACCGGCGTAAGCCGCCATCCCAGCGCAAGCTGAAACAACGGCCAATAAACGGTGCCCGCGTTCAGCGCCCCTTGAACACCGGTCTGCGCTTTTCGGCAAAGGCCGTGACGCCCTCCACGAAATCCTGCGTGCGGGAGGCGTCGCGCTGGCCGAGGCGTTCGTTGGTGAGGGCCTGTTCCAGCGTGCAGTCGGTCGCCGCCCAAGCGACCTGCTTGATCCGGCGCAGCGACCACGGACCTTGCGCCAGTTCGCCCGCCAGCGCGAGGGCAGCGGCATCGAGGTCTTCGTCAGGCACCACGCGGTTGACGAGGCCCCATTCCAGCGCCCTGGCGGCAGGGAGACGCTCGCCCAGCAGCATCATTTCCATGGCGCGCACGCGGCCCACCGCGCGGGTCAGCAGCCACGAGGAACCGCCATCGGGCACAAGGCCGACGTGGCGGAAGGCCTGAAGGAAGAAGCCGCTTTCGGCGCAGAGGATCAGGTCGCCCGCCATGGCGAGGCCCGCGCCCACGCCCGCTGCCGCGCCGCGAACGGCGGTGACGACCGGTTGCTCCATGTTGCGCATGGCGATGATGACCGGATTGAAGTGACGATCCAGCAGAGTGCCCACGTCGCGGCGCGGATCGGCCAGCATGTCGGACGCATCGCCGAGATTCGCGCCCGAGCAGAACGCCTTGCCCTCGCCCGTCAGCACCACAGCCCGTGCCTCGAACGAGGCGCGGGTCATGGCGTCGAACAATTCCTCGCCCATCTGCGCGGAGCCGGCATTGCGGGTGGCGGGATCGTTCATCGAAACCCGCGCGACACCGTTTTCGAGGCTGTAGAGGACTTTCTCGTAGGTCATTTCAGGCATCGCTCCGTAATCCGTACCGGCTCAGGCCAGCATCTTTCCGAGACGGCCATTCACGATTTCCTCGGCCTCGGCAACGATCCTGTCGATCAGTTGCTTGCAGGTGGGAACATCGTGGATCAGGCCCTGCACCATTCCGGCCCAGAAGATGCCCTTCGTGAGATCGCCGCTCTGGAGCAGTTCGCGCCCGACGGCGCCTGCCACGAGGTGGCGGATATCGTCGAAGACCGCATCGGGCCGCGCCGAAATCTCGACGACCTCGTCGGATACGTCGTTCTTGCCGACGCGCGCGGTGTTCTTGAACTTGCGGAAGATGAGGTTGGTGCCCCGCTCGTCGTTCTCGACGTACTTGGCCTTCACGTTGTCATGGATCGGCGCTTCCCGCGTGGCGCAGAAGCGGGTGCCCATGTTGATGCCCTCCGCCCCCAGTGCCAGCGCCGCGACGAGACCGCGCCCATCGCCGAAACCGCCGCTGGCCAGCATCGGGATCTTCACCTTGTCCGCCGCCGAGGGGATCAGGATCAGGCCGGGAATGTCATCCTCGCCCGGATGGCCGGCGCATTCGAAACCATCGATCGAGATGATGTCGCAGCCGTGCTTCTCGGCCGAAAGCGCGTGGCGCACGGCGGTGCACTTGTGAAGCACGGTGATCCCGTGCGGCTTCACCATCTCCCAGATTTCGCGAACCTGCTGCGTGCCGGCGGTCTCGATGATCTTCACGCCGCCGTCGATCGCGGCCTGGGCATAGGCCTTGTAATCGGGCGGAAGGATGGTCGGGAACACGGTGATGTTCACGGCGAACGGCTTGTCGGTCATCGACCGGCAACGCTCGATCTCCTCGCGCAGCGCATGCGGGCTGGGCTGGGTGAGCGCGGTCAGCGTGCCGAGGCCGCCTGCATTGGACACGGCGCTGGCAAGTTCGGCCAGACCCACCCCCTGCATGCCGCCCTGCACGATCGGATGCTCGATACCGAGCATCTCGGTGACGCGGGTCTTGAACGCCATTGCCTGTGAACTCCCAAAAAGCCTCTTTCCGGCGGTCCTAGGGGGGATTGCCGCGCTTGGGGACACCCAAGGCGCAAAGGACGAAGCAATTCGCGCGGGCGATGCAGGGCGCGTTCCGGATATTGAAAGCCGGCATCTGATACCCAGATCCCGCATTCCACGATTTCAGGGAGTTTGACGAAGTGAACGGTTTCAAGACGGCCATGCTGCTGGCGGCGCTCACGGCGCTGTTCATGGGGCTGGGCTATATCTTCGGCGGCAGCGGCGGCGCGGCGATCGCGCTGGTCGTGGCGGCGGGGATGAACCTGTTCACCTTCTGGAACGCCGACAGCATCGTGCTCAGGATGCACAACGCGCGCGAAGTGGACGAACGCACCGCGCCGGAGTTCTACAATCTCGTCGCCGGGCTGGCCCGCCGCGCGCAGTTGCCGATGCCGCGCGTCTATCTGGTCGAGAGCCCCAACCCGAACGCCTTCGCCACCGGCCGCAATCCCCGAAACGCCGCCGTAGCCGCGACGACCGGCCTGCTCGACATGCTGGACCGCGAGGAAGTGGCCGCGGTCATGGCTCACGAGCTTGGCCATGTGAAGAACCGCGACACCCTCATCATGACCATGGTGGCGACGATTGCCGGCGCCATCTCGATGATCGCCAACTTCGGCCTGTTCTTCGGCGGCCACCTTGGTGGAGGCAGCGGCGAGAATCGGCCCAATCCGCTCGCCGCCATGGCAGCGGTGTTCATGGCGCCTTTCGCGGCGATGATCGTGCAGATGGCGATCAGCCGCACCCGC encodes:
- a CDS encoding VOC family protein — protein: MIRGIHHVGVNCRDLARMTRFYCEAFGFEPVDEGFGWADEPVMDRIVDVAGSAAKGVMLRAGQCYLELFEYSAPPSDIARPLRPNDRGYTHFCIDVTDIESDILHLKACGMTFGDRDFVDVGHVSTIYGYDPEGNVIEVQQCMPGNGFTLEELGQGNALRARAE
- a CDS encoding SDR family oxidoreductase, with amino-acid sequence MKKGLGEMKTAIITGAGSGIGLETAKILHGEGFAIVGVGRSKDKLATLEAEIGNPDHVLAISADLTDPAAPARIVQAALDRFGRIDALVNNAGVGSPKPLDETDDETLDDFLDIMLVAPFRLCRDVIPHLSQGASVVNVTSTFAHIGGRRGGAYSAAKGGLKSLTEHMACEYGPRGIRSNCVAPGVTMTDMVRHRFEDEGFKRANVETTPYPRLAQPEDIASVIAFLCLPGSEMINGQSIVVDGGWTATKYLSPRVTRTTWVEPDGE
- a CDS encoding GGDEF domain-containing protein; amino-acid sequence: MDHAVIQSRTTPAPGAARMIASDPAQLYAQAAALTSIGAWSCDLRTQELSWTEGVFQIFGAPLHRQMDRRETLEFYAEDSRATLERLRSQAIAARSGFSMEAQIRRADGELRWMRLTAATRVENGRPVSLYGMKQDITEERLRWERLRQMAENDALTGLSNRARFQSEFLDRPAGDDSLSDIGAIVLFDMNAFKAVNDRWGHAAGDACLTGFARRLRATFPEARLIARIGGDEFAMILGRTGSRMGLEICVRHRMSALASPVIWQERYLPLGACAGMAFPDSAGGVDPEALFHRADAALYEAKRRGGNVVCTAP
- a CDS encoding IS30 family transposase: MKQRRRIYYTASQRAEIWDRWQRGESMSSIGRRFDRESSSVFSVISPTGGIRPADRKRGRLALSLAEREEISRGLSVSEPLRAIARRLGRAPSTISREVRRNGGLARYRATVSDQAAWDRALRPKPCKLACSPPLARAVSAKLCRKWSPEQIAGWLRRSFPEEPHRQVSHETIYRSLYIQARGVLKKELLEHLRARRTIRRSRHASLKRNGLGQIKDAVSISERPASVEDRAIPGHWEGDLIGGTKNSYIATLVERHSRYVMLVKVANKETRSVVSALIRQTQRLPRELYKSLTWDRGKELADHPRLSLATDVEVYFCDPQSPWQRGSNENTNRLLRQYFPRGTDLSLYSQAKLSAVARQLNERPRKTLEYQTPAERFQACVAATR
- a CDS encoding CoA transferase, translating into MSNNDKSAAKAALAGIRVIDMSRVFAAPVGAQILGDLGADVIKIERPGVGDDGRGYGFSWVPGKDGIETRHSSFFTVSNRNKRSITLNHSKPEGQAILKELVKTADVLIENYKVGDLARFGLDYESLKAINPRLIYCSVTGFGQTGPMAARPGYDGLFQATGGMMAVTGLPEGQPGGGPLKTGPSLVDFVTGHNTALAILGALQYRNRTGEGQFIDIALLDSSVAMVSHIMQDYLISGQAPPRLGNGGNGGGPADLMRCADGIIYLTAGTDEHYRRLTVLMEQPELFTDPRFDSNLKRGKTNRAELMDLINAWSAGFTVTRMQDMLDGVGIPAARYNELADVWEDEQVKHRNLRAATPHAWAESGSVDLIASPLAQMSASPATIRMAPPMLGEHTAEVLAEIGIDEARMAELREVGAI
- a CDS encoding NAD(P)H-dependent flavin oxidoreductase, whose amino-acid sequence is MAFKTRVTEMLGIEHPIVQGGMQGVGLAELASAVSNAGGLGTLTALTQPSPHALREEIERCRSMTDKPFAVNITVFPTILPPDYKAYAQAAIDGGVKIIETAGTQQVREIWEMVKPHGITVLHKCTAVRHALSAEKHGCDIISIDGFECAGHPGEDDIPGLILIPSAADKVKIPMLASGGFGDGRGLVAALALGAEGINMGTRFCATREAPIHDNVKAKYVENDERGTNLIFRKFKNTARVGKNDVSDEVVEISARPDAVFDDIRHLVAGAVGRELLQSGDLTKGIFWAGMVQGLIHDVPTCKQLIDRIVAEAEEIVNGRLGKMLA
- the htpX gene encoding zinc metalloprotease HtpX, coding for MNGFKTAMLLAALTALFMGLGYIFGGSGGAAIALVVAAGMNLFTFWNADSIVLRMHNAREVDERTAPEFYNLVAGLARRAQLPMPRVYLVESPNPNAFATGRNPRNAAVAATTGLLDMLDREEVAAVMAHELGHVKNRDTLIMTMVATIAGAISMIANFGLFFGGHLGGGSGENRPNPLAAMAAVFMAPFAAMIVQMAISRTREFGADKAGAEISGNPRALASALARIAGPAQAVPNAASERNPAAAQLYIVPTSVSDLFSTHPATEKRIAALMAMENRGMAQPSRRSASALDPNRS
- a CDS encoding enoyl-CoA hydratase-related protein; protein product: MPEMTYEKVLYSLENGVARVSMNDPATRNAGSAQMGEELFDAMTRASFEARAVVLTGEGKAFCSGANLGDASDMLADPRRDVGTLLDRHFNPVIIAMRNMEQPVVTAVRGAAAGVGAGLAMAGDLILCAESGFFLQAFRHVGLVPDGGSSWLLTRAVGRVRAMEMMLLGERLPAARALEWGLVNRVVPDEDLDAAALALAGELAQGPWSLRRIKQVAWAATDCTLEQALTNERLGQRDASRTQDFVEGVTAFAEKRRPVFKGR